The following DNA comes from Pseudomonas sp. Tri1.
TCGATCACTCGAGCCGGGCATTGTTGCTGAGCGTCGATACGCTTACATGTGCGAGATCAGCGCATCGCCGAAGCCCGAGGACGAAACCAGCTTGGCGCCCTCCATCAGACGTTCGAAGTCATAGGTCACGGTCTTGGCCGAAATCGCGCCGTTGGTGCCCTTGATGATCAGGTCGGCCGCTTCGATCCATCCCATGTGGCGCAGCATCATTTCAGCCGACAGGATCAGCGACCCCGGGTTGACCTGATCCTTGCCCGCGTACTTGGGCGCAGTGCCATGGGTGGCTTCGAACATTGCCACGGTGTCAGACAGGTTGGCACCCGGCGCAATGCCGATACCACCCACTTCCGCCGCCAGGGCGTCGGAGAGATAGTCGCCGTTGAGGTTCAGGGTCGCAATCACGTCATATTCGGCCGGACGCAGCAGGATCTGCTGGAGCATGGCGTCGGCAATGGCGTCCTTGACGATGACATTCTTGCCAGTCCTCGGGTTCTTGAACTGCATCCACGGCCCGCCGTCGAGCAGGGTCGCGCCAAACTCCTCGGCCGCCACTTCGTAGGCCCATTCCTTGAAGGCACCTTCGGTGAACTTCATGATGTTGCCTTTGTGCACGATGGTCAGCGAATCGCGATCATTGTCGACAACATATTGCAAGGCCTTGCGAGCCAGGCGCTTGGTGCCCTGCTTGGAAACCGGCTTGATGCCGATGCCGCAGTCCTGGTCGAAACGGATCTTGGTCACACCCATTTCTTCTTTCAGGAACTTGATGACCTTGGTGGCTTCAGGCGAACCGGCCTTCCACTCGATGCCCGCGTAGATGTCTTCGGAGTTCTCGCGAAAGATCGTCATGTCCACGTCGCCAGGCTTCTTGACCGGGCTGGGTACACCTTCGAACCAGCGCACCGGGCGCAGGCACACATACAGGTCAAGCTGTTGGCGCAGGGCCACGTTCAACGAACGGATACCACCACCGACCGGCGTGGTCAGCGGCCCCTTGATGGAAACCACGTAGTCCTTGACCGCGTCCAGGGTTTCCTGGGGAAGCCAGGTGTCCTGGTCGTAAACCTGAGTCGCTTTCTCACCGGCATAGACTTCCATCCAGGAAATCTTGCGCTTGCCGCCATAGGCCTTCTGAACCGCAGCGTCCACAACCTTGATCATGACCGGACTGATATCGACGCCAATGCCGTCGCCTTCGATGAAGGGGATGATCGGGTTGTCGGGAACATTAAGAGAATGGTCTGCATTGACGGTGATTTTGTCACCGACGGCTGGAACCTGAATCTTTTGATACCCCATGCTGAACTCCATTGCTTGGATTGAACATCTGGCTGCGTTCGAGCGTACCCCAGTTGAATCGGCGCGCAAACCCTACGTTCGGCTCATGCGGCATAAAGCGCCGCAGTTGGTGGTGTACAAGCCTGAAAACCAAGGGAAAAGCGCCAAACATGAGCATAGCCTGCCACCGTCGTCCTGCGACGTTTAGACCAATGGACGTGTACGGAAGTCTATGAACCATCGGCAGATTGCCAGCTACCTATGTATAATGCCGCCGCTGACCACAGGGTCACGACGGCCGACGGCTCTACGACAGGACTTTCGGCCCGTAAAAAGCCGGACCGTTACCGCGGCCCGACCGCTTGACGCTCGACTGATGCACCCAACATCACCGCGAAGAAACCTCGACATTCGGCTCATGGATGACTTTGAACGAACGCGCTTACCCGGCGCCCCTCGAGTTTCTGCGCATGCTTTAGCAAAGAAGAGAGTTAATCCGAATATGCCCACCCGCTCGAAGATCATCTATACCTTCACCGACGAAGCTCCCGCCCTCGCCACCTATTCGCTGCTGCCGATCGTCGAAGCCTTTACCGCTCCGGCCGATATCGCCGTGGAAACCCGCGATATCTCCCTCGCAGGGCGCATCCTGGCCAGCTTCCCCGAGCAACTGGGTGACAAAGCCGTAGCCGACCACCTCGCCGAACTGGGCGACCTGGCCGTTACGCCTGAAGCCAACATCATCAAGCTGCCGAACATCAGCGCCTCGGTGCCGCAACTGCAGGCCGCGATCAAGGAATTGCAGGCCCAGGGCTACGCGCTGCCGGACTACCCGGAAACCGTAACCAGCGACGCCGACAAAGAAGCCAAGGCCCGCTACGACAAAATCAAGGGCAGCGCCGTGAACCCGGTCCTGCGTGAAGGCAACTCCGACCGCCGCGCACCACTGTCGGTCAAGAACTACGCGCGCAAGCACCCGCACAAGATGGGCGCCTGGGCAGCCGACTCCAAGTCCCACGTGGCCCACATGAGCACTGGTGATTTCTACGGCAGCGAAAAAGCCGCCCTGATCGACGCCGCCGGCAGCGTGAAAATCGAGCTGATCGCCCAGGACGGCACCGCCACTGTCCTGAAGGAAAAAACCACCGTACAAGCCGGTGAGATCCTCGACTGCGCCGTGATGAGCAAAAACGCCCTGCGCGACTTCATCGCCGCTGAAATCGAAGACGCCAAGCAAAAAGGCGTCCTGCTGTCGGTTCACCTCAAGGCCACCATGATGAAGGTCTCCGACCCGATCATGTTCGGCCAGATCGTCGCCGAGTTCTATAAAGAAGCTCTGGCCAAGCACGCCCAAGTGCTGGAGCAGATCGGCTTCAACCTGAACAACGGCATCGGCGACCTGTACGCCCGCATCAAGGCCCTGCCGGCCGAGCAGCAGGCGCAGATCGAAGCCGACATCCAGGCGGTCTACGCGGCGCGCCCATCCCTGGCGATGGTCAACTCCGACAAAGGCATCACCAACCTGCACGTGCCGAGCGACGTCATCGTCGACGCCTCGATGCCGGCCATGATCCGTGACTCCGGCAAGATGTGGGGCACCGACGGCCAGTTGCACGACACCAAGGCTGTGATCCCGGATCGCTGCTACGCCACCATCTACCAGGCGGTGATCGAAGACTGCACGCAACACGGCGCCTTCGACCCAACCACCATGGGCAGCGTGCCGAACGTCGGCCTGATGGCCAAGAAAGCCGAAGAGTACGGTTCCCACGACAAGACCTTCCAGGTCAAGGTCAACGGCGTGGTGCGCGTTTCCGACAGCAACGGTCGCACCCTGCTGGAGCAGAACGTCGAGGCTGGCGACATCTTCCGCATGTGCCAGACCAAGGACGCGCCAATCCAGGACTGGGTCAAACTGGCCGTCAACCGTGCCCGCGCCAGCAGCACCCCGGCGATTTTCTGGCTCGACCCAATGCGCGCCCATGACGGTGTGGTGATCGAAAAAGTCCAGACTTACCTGAAGGACTACGACACTGCCGGCCTGGACATCCGCATCATGTCGCCGGTCGACGCGATGAAGTTCACCCTGGCCCGCACCCGCGAAGGCAAGGACACCATTTCGGTGACCGGCAACGTGCTGCGCGACTACCTGACCGACCTGTTCCCGATCATGGAACTGGGCACCAGCGCCAAGATGCTGTCCATCGTGCCGCTGATGAACGGCGGTGGCCTGTTCGAAACCGGCGCCGGCGGTTCGGCACCCAAGCACGTTCAGCAACTGCTGGAAGAGAACTTCCTGCGTTGGGATTCCCTGGGTGAGTTCCTGGCCCTGGCCGCCTCCCTCGAGCACCTGGGCGTGACCTACAACAACCCTAAAGCCCTGGTGCTGGCCAAGACCCTGGACCAGGCTACCGGTGAGTTCCTGGACCGCAACAAGTCGCCTTCGCGCAAGGTCGGCGGTATCGACAACCGTGGCAGCCACTTCTACCTGACCCTGTTCTGGGCGCAGGCACTGGCCGCTCAAAACGACGATGCAGCCCTCAAGGCTCAGTTCACCGCCCTGGCCAAGACGCTGACCGACAACGAAGAGAAAATCGTTGCCGAACTCAACGCCGTTCAAGGCAAGCCCGTGGACATCGGCGGTTACTACTTCGCCAACCCTGAGCTGACCAGCAAGGCCATGCGCCCGAGCGCCACCTTCAACGCGGCGATTGCTGCGCTGGTGTAAGGTTGTAAGGGAACATCACAAACCCCGGCCTGGTGCCGGGGTTTGTGTTTCCGGACACACCATATTTCCCCTGACAACACAATATTCCCCTGTGGGAGCGAGCTTGCTCGCGATAGCGATATAACATTCAACATTGATATTGACTGACCCACCGCTATCGCGAGCAAGCTCGCTCCCACAGTGGCCCGCATTCCAATCTGAGAAATCTAGGAAACGCTATGGACTGGAAACCCCACATCACCGTCGCCACCATCGTCGAAAACAACGGCCGCTTCCTGATGGTGGAGGAGTCCAAAGGCGGACGCGCAGTGCTCAACCAGCCCGCCGGCCACCTGGACCCGGACGAAACCTTGATCGAAGCCGCCGTGCGTGAAACCCTGGAGGAAACCGGCTGGGACGTCGAACTCACCAACGTGGTGGGCATCTACCTGTACACCGCCCCCAGCAACGGCGTGACCTACCAACGGGTCTGTTTCGCCGCCAAGGCCTTGAACCACCGCCCCGACTATCAATTGGACGACGGCATCCTCGGCGCCAAATGGCTGAGCCGTGACGAACTGCTCGAACAGCGCGACCACTGGCGCAGCGAGCTGATCATCCGCTGCATCGACGATTATCTGGCCGGTCATCGCCACAGCCTGACGCTGATCCGTCCTTCTCTTTAGCCTTGTGCGCCCGGGCCTGATAGAATCGCGTCCTTTTTCAAGACACTCATTGAACTCCTATGCGTGATCCAGCCCCTTCTGACACCCCCAAGAAGCGCGTCATTGTCGGCATGTCCGGCGGCGTGGACTCTTCCGTTTCCGCCCTACTGCTGATCGAGCAGGGTTATGAGGTGGAAGGCCTGTTCATGAAGAACTGGGAAGAAGACGACGGAACCGAATACTGCACCGCCATGGACGACCTCGCGGACGCCCAGGCCGTGTGCGACAAGATCGGCATCAAGCTGCACACCGCCAACTTCGCCGCCGAGTACTGGGACAACGTGTTCGAACACTTCCTGGCCGAATACAAGGCCGGCCGCACGCCGAACCCGGACATCCTGTGCAACCGTGAAATCAAGTTCAAGGCGTTCCTCGACTACGCCATGATGCTCGGCGCCGACCTGATCGCCACCGGCCACTACGTGCGCCGCCGCGACATCGACGGACGTACCGAGCTGCTCAAGGGCCTGGACCCGAACAAGGACCAGAGCTACTTCCTGCACGCCGTCGGTGGCGAACAGATTGCCAAGAC
Coding sequences within:
- the icd gene encoding NADP-dependent isocitrate dehydrogenase, producing the protein MGYQKIQVPAVGDKITVNADHSLNVPDNPIIPFIEGDGIGVDISPVMIKVVDAAVQKAYGGKRKISWMEVYAGEKATQVYDQDTWLPQETLDAVKDYVVSIKGPLTTPVGGGIRSLNVALRQQLDLYVCLRPVRWFEGVPSPVKKPGDVDMTIFRENSEDIYAGIEWKAGSPEATKVIKFLKEEMGVTKIRFDQDCGIGIKPVSKQGTKRLARKALQYVVDNDRDSLTIVHKGNIMKFTEGAFKEWAYEVAAEEFGATLLDGGPWMQFKNPRTGKNVIVKDAIADAMLQQILLRPAEYDVIATLNLNGDYLSDALAAEVGGIGIAPGANLSDTVAMFEATHGTAPKYAGKDQVNPGSLILSAEMMLRHMGWIEAADLIIKGTNGAISAKTVTYDFERLMEGAKLVSSSGFGDALISHM
- a CDS encoding NADP-dependent isocitrate dehydrogenase; amino-acid sequence: MPTRSKIIYTFTDEAPALATYSLLPIVEAFTAPADIAVETRDISLAGRILASFPEQLGDKAVADHLAELGDLAVTPEANIIKLPNISASVPQLQAAIKELQAQGYALPDYPETVTSDADKEAKARYDKIKGSAVNPVLREGNSDRRAPLSVKNYARKHPHKMGAWAADSKSHVAHMSTGDFYGSEKAALIDAAGSVKIELIAQDGTATVLKEKTTVQAGEILDCAVMSKNALRDFIAAEIEDAKQKGVLLSVHLKATMMKVSDPIMFGQIVAEFYKEALAKHAQVLEQIGFNLNNGIGDLYARIKALPAEQQAQIEADIQAVYAARPSLAMVNSDKGITNLHVPSDVIVDASMPAMIRDSGKMWGTDGQLHDTKAVIPDRCYATIYQAVIEDCTQHGAFDPTTMGSVPNVGLMAKKAEEYGSHDKTFQVKVNGVVRVSDSNGRTLLEQNVEAGDIFRMCQTKDAPIQDWVKLAVNRARASSTPAIFWLDPMRAHDGVVIEKVQTYLKDYDTAGLDIRIMSPVDAMKFTLARTREGKDTISVTGNVLRDYLTDLFPIMELGTSAKMLSIVPLMNGGGLFETGAGGSAPKHVQQLLEENFLRWDSLGEFLALAASLEHLGVTYNNPKALVLAKTLDQATGEFLDRNKSPSRKVGGIDNRGSHFYLTLFWAQALAAQNDDAALKAQFTALAKTLTDNEEKIVAELNAVQGKPVDIGGYYFANPELTSKAMRPSATFNAAIAALV
- a CDS encoding NUDIX hydrolase — encoded protein: MDWKPHITVATIVENNGRFLMVEESKGGRAVLNQPAGHLDPDETLIEAAVRETLEETGWDVELTNVVGIYLYTAPSNGVTYQRVCFAAKALNHRPDYQLDDGILGAKWLSRDELLEQRDHWRSELIIRCIDDYLAGHRHSLTLIRPSL